Proteins encoded together in one Thalassotalea crassostreae window:
- a CDS encoding hybrid sensor histidine kinase/response regulator, with protein sequence MNNENKPTILVVDDEPGNIDLASALLKENYKVKAATNGKIAIKIAQADSNIDLILLDIMMPELDGYETCAELKRNENTKDIPVIFLTAKAEVADITKGFNLGAVDYITKPLQPEILKARVLTHVTLRQNRQALTKQVATLVENAQLREDIEKLTHHDLKGPLGVILFELPKIADKQASKSIEESVTNVLNMINNTLDIFKIENGTYPINPDMVDLNNLVDKAMKAVHSLATKKNITFKLESAHQNTYMDAEELLCLSIFNNLIKNSVEASPDNEDIHISISEIGEQIEFKLTNTGVIPKELRDTLFEKYSTSNHIRGSGLGAYSAKLMTDVQKGQISFKIIDEKYTEFTVTMPAY encoded by the coding sequence ATGAATAATGAAAACAAGCCTACAATTTTAGTCGTTGATGATGAACCCGGAAATATTGATTTAGCGTCGGCTTTACTAAAAGAAAATTATAAAGTAAAAGCAGCAACTAACGGCAAGATTGCCATAAAAATAGCTCAAGCCGATAGTAATATCGACCTTATTTTACTTGATATTATGATGCCTGAGCTTGATGGTTATGAAACCTGTGCAGAATTAAAACGAAACGAAAACACAAAGGATATACCTGTTATATTTTTAACCGCTAAAGCAGAGGTTGCTGATATCACCAAAGGCTTTAACTTAGGCGCGGTAGACTATATCACTAAACCTTTGCAACCAGAGATCCTTAAAGCACGTGTTTTAACCCATGTGACATTGCGCCAAAACAGACAAGCACTAACCAAGCAAGTCGCAACGTTGGTCGAAAATGCACAACTTCGTGAAGATATTGAAAAGTTAACTCATCACGATTTAAAAGGACCGTTAGGTGTTATTTTGTTTGAGTTACCTAAAATAGCCGACAAACAGGCGTCAAAATCAATTGAAGAATCGGTTACCAACGTATTGAATATGATCAACAATACCTTAGACATATTTAAAATAGAAAACGGCACCTATCCAATAAACCCAGATATGGTCGACTTAAATAATTTAGTCGATAAAGCAATGAAGGCCGTACATTCGCTGGCAACGAAAAAGAACATTACGTTTAAGTTAGAATCTGCACATCAAAACACTTATATGGATGCTGAAGAATTACTTTGTTTATCGATTTTTAATAATTTAATAAAAAACTCTGTAGAAGCATCACCAGATAACGAAGATATACATATTAGTATTAGCGAAATAGGCGAACAAATTGAGTTCAAGTTAACCAATACCGGTGTTATCCCTAAAGAATTGCGCGATACATTATTTGAAAAATACTCTACTTCAAACCACATTAGAGGCTCAGGTTTAGGCGCATACTCGGCTAAGCTGATGACTGACGTGCAAAAGGGACAGATCAGTTTTAAAATCATAGACGAAAAATATACTGAGTTTACGGTGACTATGCCGGCCTACTAA
- the tcdA gene encoding tRNA cyclic N6-threonylcarbamoyladenosine(37) synthase TcdA produces MSDYQLRFGGIERLYGVVGAQHLKNSHYCVIGIGGVGSWVAEALARNGVGEITLIDLDDICVSNINRQIHALTDTIGESKVEVMNNRILQINPDCKVNQVEDFITLENLAELMANNFDYVIDAIDSVQVKTALIAHCRRNKIPLMVIGGAGGQIDPTKIEITDLSKTYQDPLLAKVKNQLRRDHNFPRNVKRKFSIDAVFSTEQLIYPNSDGSVCHAKQSNSGGVRLDCSGGFGAATHVTASFGFFAVARSIDKFLARKKRQQA; encoded by the coding sequence ATGTCCGATTATCAATTACGGTTTGGCGGTATTGAGCGTCTTTATGGCGTTGTTGGTGCCCAACACTTAAAAAACAGTCATTATTGTGTGATTGGTATCGGAGGTGTCGGCTCTTGGGTAGCTGAAGCATTAGCTCGCAATGGCGTTGGCGAAATTACGCTGATTGATTTAGATGATATTTGCGTTAGTAATATTAATCGACAAATCCATGCATTGACCGATACTATTGGTGAATCCAAAGTTGAAGTAATGAACAATAGGATCTTACAAATCAATCCAGATTGTAAGGTTAACCAAGTTGAAGACTTTATTACCTTAGAAAACTTAGCAGAATTAATGGCAAATAATTTTGATTATGTCATTGACGCGATTGATTCAGTTCAGGTTAAAACAGCTTTAATTGCACATTGTCGCCGTAACAAAATTCCATTAATGGTCATAGGCGGTGCTGGTGGTCAAATCGATCCAACTAAGATAGAAATCACAGATCTTAGCAAAACCTATCAAGATCCATTGCTAGCAAAAGTTAAAAATCAATTGAGACGTGACCATAATTTCCCAAGAAATGTGAAACGTAAATTTTCTATCGATGCGGTGTTTTCAACCGAGCAATTAATATATCCCAATAGCGATGGCAGTGTTTGCCATGCTAAGCAAAGTAATAGTGGTGGCGTTCGTTTAGATTGCAGTGGTGGTTTTGGTGCGGCAACGCATGTTACCGCAAGCTTTGGTTTCTTTGCTGTTGCTCGTTCAATAGATAAATTTCTTGCTCGCAAAAAAAGACAACAAGCTTAG